From Acipenser ruthenus chromosome 2, fAciRut3.2 maternal haplotype, whole genome shotgun sequence, a single genomic window includes:
- the LOC117409122 gene encoding tRNA methyltransferase 10 homolog A-like isoform X2 has product MTPGCKEAFQTDPEVYAENRRALHAVQDILVKSEHYSEALKKDKLKYLTADSPNVLNELDEAKAYVVGGLVDHNHRTVLHLRTAGCKQKRDWKEAFFTVLPQRNGAVPVGQEDGTPEVTKPEKEETDGVQDSDSDSETGETIEQNTAVPDEHIHKDKKDLSAGDNSDEPAEGGNSTSLTWKRTKRL; this is encoded by the exons ATGACCCCAG GATGTAAAGAAGCTTTTCAAACAGATCCAGAGGTGTATGCTGAAAACCGCCGGGCTCTGCACGCTGTCCAG GATATCCTTGTGAAGTCGGAGCACTACAGCGAGGCCCTGAAGAAAGACAAGCTTAAATATTTGACCGCTGACTCCCCCAATGTGCTGAATGAACTTGATGAAGCAAAAGCATATGTTGTAGGAGGCCTCGTCGATCACAATCACCGCACGGTGTTGCACTTACGCACTGCAGGTTGTAAACAG AAGAGAGACTGGAAAGAGGCATTTTTCACTGTCCTGCCTCAGAGGAATGGGGCAGTTCCGGTAGGACAGGAAGACGGCACTCCCGAGGTAACAAAACCAGAGAAAGAAGAGACTGATGGGGTACAAGATTCAGATAGCGACTCAGAAACTGGAGAGACAATCGAGCAGAACACAGCTGTGCCAGACGAGCACATACACAAAGACAAGAAAGACTTGAGTGCTGGAGACAATTCAGACGAACCAGCTGAAGGAGGAAATTCAACGTCACTCACCTGGAAAAGAACAAAAAGgctttaa
- the LOC117409122 gene encoding tRNA methyltransferase 10 homolog A-like isoform X1: MKTILVLTCLQGCKEAFQTDPEVYAENRRALHAVQDILVKSEHYSEALKKDKLKYLTADSPNVLNELDEAKAYVVGGLVDHNHRTVLHLRTAGCKQKRDWKEAFFTVLPQRNGAVPVGQEDGTPEVTKPEKEETDGVQDSDSDSETGETIEQNTAVPDEHIHKDKKDLSAGDNSDEPAEGGNSTSLTWKRTKRL, encoded by the exons ATGAAAACAATACTTGTGTTAACTTGTCTACAAG GATGTAAAGAAGCTTTTCAAACAGATCCAGAGGTGTATGCTGAAAACCGCCGGGCTCTGCACGCTGTCCAG GATATCCTTGTGAAGTCGGAGCACTACAGCGAGGCCCTGAAGAAAGACAAGCTTAAATATTTGACCGCTGACTCCCCCAATGTGCTGAATGAACTTGATGAAGCAAAAGCATATGTTGTAGGAGGCCTCGTCGATCACAATCACCGCACGGTGTTGCACTTACGCACTGCAGGTTGTAAACAG AAGAGAGACTGGAAAGAGGCATTTTTCACTGTCCTGCCTCAGAGGAATGGGGCAGTTCCGGTAGGACAGGAAGACGGCACTCCCGAGGTAACAAAACCAGAGAAAGAAGAGACTGATGGGGTACAAGATTCAGATAGCGACTCAGAAACTGGAGAGACAATCGAGCAGAACACAGCTGTGCCAGACGAGCACATACACAAAGACAAGAAAGACTTGAGTGCTGGAGACAATTCAGACGAACCAGCTGAAGGAGGAAATTCAACGTCACTCACCTGGAAAAGAACAAAAAGgctttaa